The DNA segment cacggtcgtagctcagtttcttatgggcgggccagattctctgggcgggcaaagcagagagaggggaggtaaccttccttcTTGTGatgtaacaaagaggagattttcaaacagagcaattgagctttcattttctgaaaggcggagaagaacacccagggcttggtttacaccgatcgaaaattctagccactgggggaccaaaggcaggctaggggaactcatattaatgttaaataacctcctaaagtgaagttttcatgtcatgtcacctttaaacgTAAAGGAACAACTCTCCTCCGGTTTGTCCCCAAAATTATTGGCAATAGCCTAAAacgacacacatttagacaattcaaaCCACACAGAGGccccaaaaaaatatatatctcaccggttcttttgggATCCCGCGCCAGCAACAACGCAACCAGCCAACTCCCTCAAATCAGCCCCGCTGTCTCCGTCAATTTGGATGGCGGTAAAGGCGGCTGTTCCAGCCAATTTGATCAAGTCGTCTTCAGAGGGAGAAGTCTGTTAAACGCTGAGCAGACGaggatcccgggtttcggcaccAAACTGTGAAAGAAAATCAAGAAAAAGGTGTGGATTAGTTTTATATCCATCACCACATAgcggctaacgttagctatctAGATACCCACCCACGGGTTGAATATCCATAGTGGCTAACTGACAAGGTTAAATTTGTCTCATTGTTATTTTAATTAGAAATAAGGAAATGTGAAAGAGAATGTACATTTTGTCTGTTTAACTAGAACCAGCAACGAGGCACAGTTTTAATACATACCACAGGCACTGTACTAGTTACGTAAAATAGCCTGGATTATTTTTCATCTATATGATGAATCAGAATTATTTTATCAGTATGTTTTGCATCCCTTGCAGTCACTAAAGGACCCACTttttcaaatatattttactgAAACAACATTTTATTTAAGAATTTACGGCTACACAGgcctagcctgacgttgtcatactcataattctagtcagaatatgagtctgacaccactccgttgggctgtgagtatggggcgtgtttcaaccgaacccgaaaaaaaatgcctcttcgctcaattggatagacctacaaccaatcagagcaacgtagtatgttaacttttaccgaatcccgtaggaaggacggcaaaaacatattttccatcgacaaatgccttgatcgcgtttctctgttcctctttcaaaattaatgcgctgtcgatgtcttctaaaacagacctGATGGCAGAATCTACACATCTCAGCTCTCCAgtggcagccatgtttgttgaaaacaaacccaagcgctctttggtgacgtggttgattacgttactgttgatcatctgtccatcatcgtataaagcccgccctgacaatttgattggtccgaacagctcttcggacatagtttttccccaaccgagcgaccccagacccaacttcccgaccaaattttgttgtgggcggggctaagttcggctggcacccaggctaacaCAGGCCATGTGTTTTCAAACTAAATTTGGATGTATACATTTGTTATGTGCTTTATTGACCTGTGTAAACTTATTTCTATGTACAAAATTGTGCAACCAAAGACAACATTTCTACCTCCTACAACAAATCCACAAGCCATGACGTTTTGAAGATTGTTTCTTTTATTTTCACAACCCCTCAAAATATCACTATGTAAACCATATTTTATGAAACATAGCAATGTTTAGGCACAGGGTCTTGTTCAGGTTAGTGTCTATTCCGCTTCTTTTGCCTGAttgtaagaaagaaaaaaaatgggaATTATTCTATTGAATTTTTATATTTGACAAATGTTCTGACAAAACACTGTAATGCATTTATTTCTTGTTGGAACCCTTGGTGTGACATCAGGAGATCTTTACCTTTCCAGAGTCACGACTCTTGGTTCTGAGCTTGTTGACCTGAGACTCAGCGATGTCGGCACGCtcttcagcctcctccagctcatgctGAACCTTCCTGAACTTGGACATGTGGGAGTTGGACTGCTCCTCCTTGGATAAATTCATTTTGAAAAGATTTCTTAAAAACTTGCTGCAGTCATCATTTAGACAAGAAAAATACCATTGGTAACGGCATAGAGATATACACCGAAAGCTAGGAAAGCTTTATTTTGCATAAGCAAAGCTCAAATAAGTTATTAGACTTACCGCCTCCTCAGCCTGTCTCTTGTAAGCCTTCACTTTAAGCTGCAGCTTATCCACCAGGTCCTGAAGTCTGGTTACATTCTTCTTATCCTCCTCAGTCTGATGCAGAGAGGAAATCTTAATTATTTCGAATTACACGCACTGATGATTTTTTAAATATGCAGATTTTATAAATATGCTCTGTGAATGTGTTGTTATATTACCTGGTATGTCAGCTCCTTGACTCTGCGCTCATACTTGCGGACTCCCTTGACTGCATCtacacctctcctctgttcagcCTCAACCTCAGTCTCCAGCTCACGCACCTGGGTGGAGAACAGGAGCGCATGGTGAATCCATCACTCCCATGCTAAAAGGTTCTTATTAACAGCATTATACCGGGAAAACATGGCTTAAGAATATTTGACCTTTCTCAAGGCAACAGGGATCATTTTACGTTTGCAAACTTACTCTGGACTCCAGTTTCTGGAGCTGCTTCTTGCCACCCTTCATGGCTAGGTTCTCTGCTTCATCCAGACGGTGCTGCAGGTCCTTGACTGTCACTTCAAGattcttcttcatcctctcaaGGTGAGAGCTGGtgtcctgctccttcttcagctcttCTGCCATCATGGCCGCCTGCAACAATAGAATACAGCTTGGTTGAACTGAGGAACTGTACATACACATAGTATATTGTACCAGGTTACATGAAAAAAATGATTTCTCAGTACATAATTATATTATCTAGACCATATACTGGTGGAATGACCCAACAAACAAAGCCTTGTGAGAACTGAACTGCATAAGAATCAGCACCATCTAATACGTTTCTGCATTCTACTTAGATGGATCAGTGGGGGTCGACACTAGAATTATGAACACAATCACTACAACATGGCCACAAGGTGGAAAGTATGCTACCATAGGGGTAGGCTACTGTATGATTATATGGTGGTTCCATATTGCTTTGATATGGCCTTAATGATGGTGTAAGTAAAGTAGTGACTTAATAGTGACTGTACTGTGATACTTAGTTAGCCAGACACACATCAGTGATGGCCTTCTTGGCCTTCTCCTCAGCATTTCTGGCCTCCTGGACAATGTCGTCCACTTCTCCCTGCACCTGAACCAGGTCAGTCTCAAGCTTCTTCTTGGTGTTCAACAGGCTGGTGTTCTGGAAGAGAGTACACGTGGATATTAGCAAAGCAAAACCTTTGCTGTGAATGTTATGTAACAATgtatttatgtgtatgtgtgtttgtgtgtgctgtccACACCTGGGAATGCAGAAGTCCCACTCTCTCGCTGGCGTCCACCAGCTCCTGCTCGGCCACTTtgcggcctctctctgtctgctccagaCCCACTCTCAGCTCTTCAATCTCAGCCACCATCAGACCATTTCTACGTTCCACCATGGCAGCCTGTTCCTTCATGTCGTCTGCGGCCCGGACGGCATCATCCAGGTGCAACTGGGCATCCTAGAAACACCACAGAGTGTAGAGAAGATGCTGCTATGCAAAGTATTTCTTAAACCGTCCTCTACTGCTTCAGCACTACTGTTTGTACTGGAAGGTGTACTGTTTTTTGTAAGGATGATATTATGAATTGCCCTTCTATATACATGCACCCATGTcttccaaaccaaaacaaatatGATCTGAGATGGATATTTGAGCCCCCATTTTGAGTCTAGATCTGCAGTAATGGTCTGAAGTAAGTATTAATGTAGTTCACGGCAGTCTACTCATCACTGTGGTCAACATTCACAGTACCTTGAGCTGCCCCTGAACATTCCTCAGCTGCTTCTGGGACTCAGCAGCCTGGCGGTTAGCATGGCTCAGCTGGATCTCCATCTcattcaggtctccctccatcttcttcttgaTTCTAAGAGCATCATTCCTGCTGCGGACCTCAGAGTCCAGGGTGCTCTGCATGGAGTCCAGCATTCTCTGGCTGTTCCTCTTGAtctgctccatctcctcatcTTTCTCTGCCAGCTTCCTGTCCACCTCACCCTTGATCTGGTTCAGCTCCAGCTGCACACGCAGAATCTTGGACTCTTCATGCTCCAGTGTTCCCTAATAAAGGAATGTTTTAGCAAATGTCATTCTTAATTGTGGTAATCCTTAGAATGTTTATTATTTCCACTTCATTCTGGAAATTGTGGAGAGTTTgtacctcagcctcctccagagcCGTCTGGATCTCAGACTTCTCTGTCTCCACTGTCTTCCTGGCCTTCTCCAGCTCATGGATGCTTTTGCCAGTCTCTCCGATCTGCTCGGTCAGGTCAGAGATCTCCTCTGTGATTTGATACAGAAGCTTGTTCAATTGGCAAGCTTAGTTTACTGAATCCAACACGAGTTCAACAGGAAACTGTTTTCCCCCAATTGATGGTTCTGTAAATCAACTAATGCACAGTATAATAAGATGGTGAAATAGGAACTAATTCTCTCTTTTCAATAATACAAAAGCACCACACACTACATTTATCTCACGTTGCAagttcttgttttctctcttcagaGTCTCAAGTTGGTCAAGAGCCTCCTCATAGGAGTTCTTCATCTTGAAGAGCTCTGTGCTGAGAGAACGAGCCTCCTTCTGAGCTCCCTCCAGCTCAGCCTGGCCCTCCTCATACTTCTGCTTCCACTCTGCAAGAACCTAGGAGgaagcacacacaaaatgagCCTTAACAATTAATGTCAACATTTAAACAATGCGTTAGGCTCAAGGCACAAAAGCAGGGCACGAGCATGAAAATATAGTTCTTAAGCCCCAATTGCAGATTTAGGTCCATCCATGTTCCACACTTACAATTACATCAAAACCTAAAACTGGCACAATATTTTTCACCTTGTCAAAGTTTCTCTGCTTCTTATCCAGGTTTGCAGCCAGGCCATTGGCTCTTTCAACATCAATCAtgaggtcctccacctctccctgcagcctctgCTTGGTCTTCTCCAGAGAGGCACACTTGGAGTTGGTGGCCTCGATGGTCTCCTCAGCATCCTGGAGACGCTGAGCCAACTTCTTTCTGATGACAAAAAAAGTACACGTGCAAACTTTGAGTGGTTGACAATAACTTTATACTGGGGTACTATGAATTACTATCAACTTTGTATATTGCGAGCTTAAGGAAGACTATTGCATTTTTTGCACTTACTtggcctcttccagctcctctgtcctctggatGGCATCAGTTTCATACTTGGTTCTCCACTGAGCCACCTCAGAGTTAGCCTTGGACATGCCACGTTGTAGCTCTGCCTtagcctcctgttcctcctcaaaCTGCTCTCTCAGCAGGTCACAGTCGTGCCGGGCAGATTGGACACCATGGGCCAGTGCGTTCTTAGCCTGAGAGGAAAATAATTGAAGATGTGGGTGAAGTAGTAAGGGACCAAAAAAGAGTATTTGCAAACCACTGTACTGTAAAACTGTCATAGTTAATCAACATAGGGCTTCTTTAGTTGTTTtaccttgacctcctcctcaacATGCCTCTTGAGCTCCTCAATCTGCTGGGTGTAGGCCTGCTTGCCTCTGGTCAACTGGGACACCAGggcttccttctcctccagctggcgACCAAACTCACCTGTGGGGAATTAAGGAAGCTCTTCCTTAAGTCTGATTCTCTATTATacttgttttggttgttttcaATATACACCTTGTGGAACATATTTCTGCATGTAGGCCTTTGAACAGATATGTCCCGTACCGTTCTCAGTGAGGAGTCGGGCTCTCTGTCCACTGATGTCATTGACCTGGCGAACATTCTCATCGTTCTTGGTCTTGATCTCACTGAGCTGGTCCTCAAGGGTACGGCACATCTTCTCCAGATTGCCCTGTGGAACAAACATCATGTTTCAATCACATAGATAGGTTTTTTCTTTATACTGTTAAGTGTAACACAATGTTTTCCTACTGAAGTTGTGAAATCTTTAAATTGTTAAAATGTAGTAAATTATATCAAATTACAAAACGTGCCTTTAAGAGGGAATTTAGAATCAGTAAAAGGTGAACATAAAAAGGCTTTCCACAAACCTTGGTAACCCACTCTAAAACCTTTTGCTTACTTGGTTACAGTTTTACATATATTCTATCGTCTGTTTAGGTCTATTTGTATCACTGACCTTAGCCTTAGCAACTGCCTCCATGTTAGAAGAAAGGTCATCAATCTCCATCTTGTAttcactcttctctttctccagcttCTGTTTGACGCGCTGCAGGTTGTCGATCtgctctcccagctctgccacactgtcagcctgcttCTTCCTCAGGGCTGAGGCTGTGGACTCATGCTGCAGGGTGGACTCCTCCAGGTCACGTCTCAGCTTCTGGAACTCAGCCTCTCGCTTCTTATTCATCTCAATCTGAGCAGATGTGgcgcctccagcctcctccagcctctcactgaTCTCCTCAAGTTCCCTGGAAAGATCAgccctctgcttctccacctTGGCCCTGGCAGCACGCTCAGCCTCAATCTCTTCTTCCAGCTCTTCAATACGAGCCTACAGTAGACGAACACATTTAGCATCACAGTCTCAAAATTATGCCCTACATACGAGAGGAAAAGGACTAAATAGACAAGGTGCATTTTAAAGACAAGCAAGTCCAATATCATCAAGgcaaaaaaaaggaaatgttACTTGTTTAGCAACAACAGCGCACCTGGAGCTCCTTGATCTTCTTCTGCAGCTGGGCACCCAGAGACTGCTCATCCTCAAccttgctgaggagctggctggtCTCAAAGTCCTTCCTTTAGTGCACACATTAATCCATGTCAGGTTTTGGTTTTGTGTCATTGAGTTGAGATTAAATTGTAAAGCACATCCATAATTTTTCTGTTAATTATTTCAAAAGAAAAGCCTTGCTATCCCTAATGATAAAGATATTCAATTAAGTAATCCAAAGGTTATCTGATTAGTATAATTAGAAACAAAACTCAGTTTCATAGGTCTTTATTATTGCATTACTCCAAGGTGAGTAATATGAATAATCAATGTAAAAAGCATTACCTATATATGGGGTTGAACATTGGACGTCAAAATTATTATGTTGAAGTGGAAATTCAATGTAAGGATTGCTGGAGTAAAAGAAATCAATATGATGTCAAGAATGTCTATAATGATTATACAATACTTACTTCTTGATCTTTTCATCGGACTGCTGCTTGTCGTTCTCCAGGTCCATTATGGACTCCTGGGCCAgtttcaggtctccctccagctttctcttgcctctctccaggtccATACGGAGCTTTTTCTCTTGCTCCAGAGAACCTTCAAGCTAGAGGACAAAACGCATTTCTCATACTAAAGCTTTGATGTTAACAGTTATTTATTCATTATATAGTAATATATAATATTCGTTATATTAGTCAATTGTCCTACTGAATCCCTAAAACTAATTTATTATATGAGATTAAATTCAATACCAATAGAGGCAAAGTTGGATAAAACCCCAAATTGTGCACAAAAAGTTAACTTTACTCACATCATCAACTTGCTGTTCCAGCTTGGTCTTGGCCTTGGTCAGAGTGTTGACTTTGTCCTCCTCGGCCTGCAGGTCATCCAGTGTCTGCTGGTGGGCCTCTTGCAGGGCTTTCTTCTCCTTGGTCAGCTTGGCAACACTCTCATCTTGAGATGCCATCTCCTCAGTCAGGTTTTTAACCTGCACAAGACAAAGTTAGTCCAAGTGAAAACTATTGTTGGTGCTTTTGAACAAAATACTGCTTGGTTATTGGTGAGATGTTGATACCTTGTTCTCTGTGGCAtgtttctccttctccactttgGCCAAGGTAAGCTCCAGATCATCAATGTCCTTCTTCAGTTCAGAGCACTcatcctccagcttcctcttcttGGCGGTCAGCTCAGCATtgatctcctcttcatcctccagtcTTTCTGTTGTCTCTTTGAGTTTAGCCTCCAGCTGGATCTTGCTCTTGATCAgaccctcacatctctcctcagCATCATTCAGACCTTCTGATTcctgagaaaataacagaggttaATTAGACttgaatgtggtgtgtgtgtgtgtgtgtgtgtgtgtgtgtgtgtgtgtgtgtgtgtgtgtggctcactCACAGATGCAACTTGGAGAGCCAAGTCATTCTTCTCCTGCATGAGGGACACCattttctcctccagctcctttttGCGAGCCTCAGTTTTGGTAAGAGTAGCTTTACATTTCTCATAGTCCTCTTTCATGTTGGccagctccttctctgtctcagcaCTTTGCAGGAGAGGCTTGATCTTGTAGTAAACCTTCATCCATGGCCAGTGTTTCACATTCATGAATGAGCGGACATTGTACTGGATGGTGTAGATAGACTCTCTGATAATGAGAGATAGACACAGTAATTGTTTAGCTTGATATGAATTATGCAATGTAATTGCATAATTTTACCCTAGTCCCAACCCattcctagcctggtcctaaccagaccctcgtacatttcatttgtacagagggtctgggatcgctccattgacaagtgttaacttccttgaaggcgggtactctgatgaagtttaaaactattggatctgcccagagccactctgatctgccataaccaattgctagcgttcgccttagccaactccttcaccactactgtaacggagccaCAATAAAAACttcaatcaaacttttcccgaaccccgtggggaggagggccacaacatcatggccaccaacaaaacttagcaaagattgttcttgctccggctttaacttttggatattcggcagcaactccgccgccattactgaactacaactcaaactagcgaacgacatcaacgtcatcgttctcagccactccctctgttcgctgattggacataCACAAATTTTGTTTCCAAAAACTgactaatacaccgaaatcccagacctagtacagaagcaaaatctaaattgagcggaagtacgtaggagggcagagccagcctAACCCATTCCAACATGTAAAGTCTATCATTCTTTCAAGCCCAAGATAGCCATCATTCCAAAATGACAAGTTTAcatcattattctaacaataGCTTCATAGTAAAACCAAATGTATCACTCCCTACAAACA comes from the Osmerus eperlanus chromosome 7, fOsmEpe2.1, whole genome shotgun sequence genome and includes:
- the LOC134023024 gene encoding myosin heavy chain, fast skeletal muscle-like, which gives rise to MSTDAEMAQYGKAAIYLRKSERERLEAQAAPFDSKNACYIPDVKELYLKGLVVKRDGAKCDVKILSTEEVKTFKEEEILQMNPPKYDKIEDMAMMTYLSEATVLYNLKERYAAWMIYTYSGLFCATVNPYKWLPVYDMEVVNAYRGKKRMEAPPHIFSVSDNAYQFMLTDKENQSVLITGESGAGKTVNTKRVIQYFATIAVSGGEKKKEPVPGKMQGSLEDQIIAANPLLESYGNAKTVRNDNSSRFGKFIRIHFHMNGKLASADIETYLLEKSRVSFQLPDERGYHIFYQMMTNHKPELVEMSLITTNPYDYPMISQGQITVASIDDTVELDATDDAIDILGFTGEEKIGIYKFTGAVMHHGNMHFKQKQREEQAEPDGTDVADKIGYLLGLNSAEMLKALCYPRVKVGNEYVTKGQTVPQVKNSVSALAKSIYERMFLWMVVRINQMLDTKQPRNYYIGVLDIAGFEIFDYNSMEQLCINFTNEKLQQFFNHTMFVLEQEEYKKEGIVWAFIDFGMDLAACIELIEKPMGIFSILEEECMFPKASDVSFKNKLYDQHLGKTKAFEKPKPAKGKAEAHFSLIHYAGTVDYNVTGWLDKNKDPLNDSVIQLYGKSSTKLLATLYVAPPPEDTTKKGGKKKGGSMQTVSSQFRENLGKLMTNLRSTHPHFVRCLIPNESKTPGLMENFLVIHQLRCNGVLEGIRICTKGFPSRILYADFKQRYKVLNAGVIPEGQFMDNKKASEKLLGSIDVNHEEYKFGHTKVFFKAGLLGVLEEMRDEKLASLVTMTQALARGYVMRKEFTKMMERRESIYTIQYNVRSFMNVKHWPWMKVYYKIKPLLQSAETEKELANMKEDYEKCKATLTKTEARKKELEEKMVSLMQEKNDLALQVASESEGLNDAEERCEGLIKSKIQLEAKLKETTERLEDEEEINAELTAKKRKLEDECSELKKDIDDLELTLAKVEKEKHATENKVKNLTEEMASQDESVAKLTKEKKALQEAHQQTLDDLQAEEDKVNTLTKAKTKLEQQVDDLEGSLEQEKKLRMDLERGKRKLEGDLKLAQESIMDLENDKQQSDEKIKKKDFETSQLLSKVEDEQSLGAQLQKKIKELQARIEELEEEIEAERAARAKVEKQRADLSRELEEISERLEEAGGATSAQIEMNKKREAEFQKLRRDLEESTLQHESTASALRKKQADSVAELGEQIDNLQRVKQKLEKEKSEYKMEIDDLSSNMEAVAKAKGNLEKMCRTLEDQLSEIKTKNDENVRQVNDISGQRARLLTENGEFGRQLEEKEALVSQLTRGKQAYTQQIEELKRHVEEEVKAKNALAHGVQSARHDCDLLREQFEEEQEAKAELQRGMSKANSEVAQWRTKYETDAIQRTEELEEAKKKLAQRLQDAEETIEATNSKCASLEKTKQRLQGEVEDLMIDVERANGLAANLDKKQRNFDKVLAEWKQKYEEGQAELEGAQKEARSLSTELFKMKNSYEEALDQLETLKRENKNLQQEISDLTEQIGETGKSIHELEKARKTVETEKSEIQTALEEAEGTLEHEESKILRVQLELNQIKGEVDRKLAEKDEEMEQIKRNSQRMLDSMQSTLDSEVRSRNDALRIKKKMEGDLNEMEIQLSHANRQAAESQKQLRNVQGQLKDAQLHLDDAVRAADDMKEQAAMVERRNGLMVAEIEELRVGLEQTERGRKVAEQELVDASERVGLLHSQNTSLLNTKKKLETDLVQVQGEVDDIVQEARNAEEKAKKAITDAAMMAEELKKEQDTSSHLERMKKNLEVTVKDLQHRLDEAENLAMKGGKKQLQKLESRVRELETEVEAEQRRGVDAVKGVRKYERRVKELTYQTEEDKKNVTRLQDLVDKLQLKVKAYKRQAEEAEEQSNSHMSKFRKVQHELEEAEERADIAESQVNKLRTKSRDSGKAKEAE